The proteins below come from a single Asanoa ferruginea genomic window:
- a CDS encoding cupin domain-containing protein produces MNLFPGGTGVTHLTVYDWAGPDGLPGGSAHVHLVCTEGYVVLDGRGRLQTLADDGYAETPLEPLTVAWFAPGVIHRLVNDGGLRILVVMQNAGLPEAGDAVLTFPPEHLTDPAHYRAAATLPPDDPAGGARRRKDLAVDGFLRLREQVERDGAGALAAFYERATALVHDELPAWRGRWARGPAEAAVATGEQIERLTEGGFQHLHDGRLTVLGPPPERGYGMCGRLATYP; encoded by the coding sequence ATGAACCTGTTCCCGGGCGGCACCGGCGTCACCCACCTGACCGTCTACGACTGGGCCGGGCCGGACGGGCTGCCCGGCGGGTCGGCACACGTGCACCTGGTCTGCACCGAGGGCTACGTGGTGCTCGACGGCCGCGGCCGGCTACAGACGCTGGCCGACGACGGCTACGCCGAGACGCCGCTGGAGCCGCTCACCGTCGCCTGGTTCGCGCCGGGCGTGATCCACCGGCTGGTCAACGACGGCGGGCTGCGGATCCTCGTGGTCATGCAGAACGCCGGGCTGCCCGAGGCCGGCGACGCGGTGCTGACCTTCCCGCCGGAGCACCTCACCGACCCGGCGCACTACCGGGCGGCCGCGACGTTGCCGCCCGACGACCCGGCCGGCGGGGCGCGGCGGCGCAAGGACCTCGCGGTCGACGGTTTCCTGCGGTTGCGGGAGCAGGTCGAACGCGACGGCGCCGGCGCGCTGGCCGCGTTCTACGAGCGGGCGACCGCGCTGGTGCACGACGAGTTGCCGGCCTGGCGCGGGCGCTGGGCCCGCGGCCCGGCCGAGGCGGCGGTCGCGACCGGCGAGCAGATCGAGCGGCTCACCGAGGGCGGCTTCCAGCACCTGCACGACGGCCGGCTCACCGTGCTCGGCCCGCCGCCGGAGCGCGGCTACGGGATGTGCGGGCGGCTGGCCACGTACCCCTGA
- a CDS encoding serine hydrolase yields the protein MRLGRSLLAVVTVAALAATPASAVVAPPDAPGPPTVTGADIRFARPPLALRYGTAREVGLNPRYVDGIQDTIASFLAPSPGGHPMYPGAVALAGHDGVLVAHDAVGFALRYADAAGNDLPRNQWIPMRRDTIFDVASMTKLFTAIAAVQLIEAGRIRLDAPVVRYLPAFAAEGKSDITIRNLLTHTSGLPADPMPSLCTYDTDAQRWAAVLGIKPMSPPNTTFLYADTNMMVLGKVIETVTRQRLDRVVAQRITGPLAMRETMFNPPARLRPRIAAEEFEPGRGLVWGSVHDENAYCLGGVAGHAGVFSTARDLATLAQAVLNGGVYGRSRILSSESTRSLFTNYNQAYPTHDHGLGFELDQRRYMGALSSPVTAGHTGFTGTSIVIDPLAHSFAILLTNRVHPTREWGNNNPSRAAVGTDLAMALPVRPTQGRTAWFAGTADNTTATLTIPLRVPRGGARLAFDLWYDTAATDLGAVEASADGGRTWQRLPLGLRAPGYRWSTDGTFSGFEGRQWLTASAAVPGGTTNLRWRATTAAAPHGRGIYVDGVRVGTIFDDRRPRDAARFRADGWTASAS from the coding sequence ATGCGACTCGGACGTAGTTTGCTCGCGGTGGTCACGGTCGCCGCGCTGGCCGCCACGCCGGCCTCGGCCGTGGTCGCCCCGCCCGACGCACCGGGCCCGCCGACCGTCACCGGCGCCGACATCCGCTTCGCCCGGCCGCCGCTGGCGCTGCGCTACGGCACGGCCCGCGAGGTTGGCCTGAACCCGCGCTACGTGGACGGGATCCAGGACACCATCGCGTCGTTCCTCGCGCCCTCCCCCGGCGGGCACCCGATGTATCCCGGCGCGGTCGCGCTGGCCGGGCACGACGGCGTGCTCGTCGCGCACGACGCGGTCGGCTTCGCGCTGCGCTACGCCGACGCCGCGGGCAACGACCTGCCGCGTAACCAGTGGATTCCGATGCGCCGGGACACCATCTTCGACGTCGCCTCGATGACCAAGCTCTTCACCGCGATCGCGGCCGTGCAGCTCATCGAGGCCGGCCGGATCCGCCTCGACGCGCCGGTGGTGCGCTACCTGCCGGCGTTCGCCGCCGAGGGCAAGTCCGACATCACCATCCGCAACCTGCTGACCCACACCTCGGGGCTGCCGGCCGACCCGATGCCGTCGCTGTGCACCTACGACACCGACGCGCAGCGCTGGGCCGCCGTGCTCGGCATCAAGCCGATGAGCCCGCCGAACACCACCTTCCTCTACGCCGACACCAACATGATGGTGCTCGGCAAGGTGATCGAGACGGTCACCCGGCAGCGGCTCGACCGGGTCGTCGCGCAGCGGATCACCGGGCCGCTCGCGATGCGGGAGACGATGTTCAACCCGCCGGCCCGCCTCCGGCCGCGGATCGCCGCCGAGGAGTTCGAGCCCGGGCGGGGCCTGGTCTGGGGCAGCGTGCACGACGAGAACGCCTACTGCCTCGGCGGGGTCGCCGGGCATGCCGGTGTCTTCTCGACCGCGCGTGACCTGGCGACGCTCGCGCAGGCCGTGCTCAACGGCGGGGTGTACGGACGTTCCCGGATCCTGTCTTCGGAATCGACGCGCTCGCTGTTCACCAACTACAACCAGGCGTACCCGACGCATGATCATGGTCTTGGTTTCGAGCTCGACCAGCGGCGCTACATGGGCGCGCTCAGCTCGCCGGTGACCGCCGGGCACACCGGCTTCACCGGCACCTCGATCGTGATCGACCCGCTGGCCCACTCCTTCGCGATCCTGCTGACCAACCGGGTGCACCCGACCCGCGAGTGGGGCAACAACAACCCGTCCCGCGCCGCGGTCGGCACCGACCTGGCGATGGCCCTGCCGGTGCGCCCGACCCAGGGCCGCACGGCCTGGTTCGCCGGCACCGCCGACAACACGACCGCGACGCTGACCATCCCGCTGCGGGTGCCGCGCGGCGGGGCCCGGCTCGCGTTCGACCTCTGGTATGACACGGCGGCGACCGACCTGGGTGCGGTCGAGGCGTCGGCGGACGGCGGGCGGACCTGGCAGCGGTTGCCGCTCGGGCTGCGGGCGCCGGGCTATCGCTGGAGCACCGACGGCACGTTCAGCGGCTTCGAGGGCCGCCAGTGGCTGACGGCCAGCGCGGCCGTGCCGGGGGGAACCACCAACCTGCGCTGGCGGGCCACCACCGCCGCCGCGCCGCACGGACGCGGGATCTATGTGGACGGTGTCCGGGTGGGCACCATCTTCGACGACCGCCGGCCGCGCGACGCGGCGCGGTTCCGGGCCGACGGGTGGACGGCCAGCGCGTCGTAA